The nucleotide sequence GCAAGTATCAATCGGGCAAGACCCCGCCTGTAGCCGAAATGGTTGCGGTGCAGAACGTTCCAGCCCCGGCCCCGGCCGCCAAGGCTCCGGCTAAAAAGGCACCCGCAGCTAAAAAGGCTGCTGCCAAGCCAGCGGCTAAAAAAGCCCCGGCCAAGCCCGCTGCGAAGAAACCGGCCCCGGCCAAAGCCAAGGCTGCTGCACCGGCTGCGAATGACCAGGCGAAAAACTGATCCGCTGAACCACAAGGATAAAGCCGCATGACCCAGGCACTGGCCGATATGCGCCGTGACTACACACGGGACGGTTTGAGCGAGGCCCAAGCCCCGAACGAGCCGTTTGCGTTGTTCCACCAGTGGTTTGCCGATGCGGTGAAAACCGAGCAGCCACCGGTGGAAGCCAATGCCATGACCCTGGCTACGGTCGACCAGGACGGTCGCCCGCACTGCCGCATCCTGCTGCTCAAGGGCCTGGATGCGCAGGGCTTTACCTTCTTCACCAACTATCAGAGCGCCAAGGGCGAACAGCTCGCGGCGCGGCCGTTTGCGGCCATGACGTTCTTCTGGCCGACCCTGGAGCGCCAGGTGCGTATTGAAGGAAGGGTGGTCAAGGTCACCCCTGAGGAGTCCGACGCTTATTATCAGGTCCGCCCCCTGGGCAGTCGTTTAGGCGCCTGGGCTTCCCCGCAGAGCCAGGTCATTCGTGACCGTGAAGAACTGCAGGACCTGCTCAAGGCCACCGAACAGCGTTTCAGCGATACCCAGCCCGACTGCCCCGAGCATTGGGGTGGCTATCGCCTGCTGCCGGAGCGCATCGAGTTCTGGCAAGGCCGCGCCAGCCGCCTGCATGACCGCCTGAACTACCGCCTGCAAGGGACCGAATGGACCCGCGAGCGCCTGGCGCCCTGAGCGGCACCTTTCGTCACCCCACTGGAATGATGTCGATCACACCGAAGTCTCTGTTGAAGAGGTTTCGGCTGTGTACTGTTGTGCGGCGTTCGTCAGCCACTGCGGCAACTCGCTTCGCTTGATCTTCGAGATCCGCGCCTGCTCCAGTTGTTGCAGCATAAAGGCACGCTTGTGCAGATCGTCTCCCGCCAGGGACAGTGCCAGGTCGCGGTCTATCCAGCGTCGGATACGCAGGTACAACCAACCATGGAAGTATAGGCCGGCGACGGTAGTGACTACAATGATGAAATAGTCCATGAAGTTCCTGGTTACGATGAGAGTGCTACCGTTGGTCGGTATTTTGGCTACGGGCAGTCTGTACTGAGGCTGAATGAAAGCAATTTCCTGCCGGGCTTGTCGTGACAGGCGTCAAGCTGCAGCGTCTAATGAATACCTGTCCTTTGGAGTTGATGCTATGCGTAAGTCCGTTTTACTGGTTGCCTGCTTTACCACGCTGTCGTTGCTGCTGGGTGGCTGCGCCTCGAGTCTGACCGGCGACTCGTACTCCCGTGACGAAGCGCGTCGTGTACAAACCGTTCGCATGGGCACCATTGAATCCCTGCGTCCGGTAAAAATCGAAGGCACCAAGACCCCAATTGGCGGCGCTGCCGGCGCGGTCATCGGTGGTGTGGGCGGCAGCGCCATCGGCGGTGGCCGTGGCAGTATCGTGACTGCCGTGATCGGCGCCGTTGCCGGCGGCCTGCTGGGCTCGGCCACCGAAGAAGGCCTGACCCGCACCCAGGGCGTGGAAATCACCGTTCGCGAAGACGACGGCAGCATGCGTGCCTACGTGCAAGCCGTGCAGGAAAATGAAATCTTCCGCATCGGTGATCGCGTCCGCATCATGACCGTTGATGGCACCAGCCGCGTTACTCGCTGACCGGTAAGCAGCAGGCAAAAGAAAACCCCAACCGGGTGACCGGTTGGGGTTTTTTATGGGCTGCGTTTCAGTCGGCTCAGGCTTTTTTGCGACTCGCCATCGCCGTCACCACGTACCCGATACACGCCGCAAGTATCGATCCGGTCAGAATCCCCATTCGATCCTCCCCGGCAAACTCGCTGGCACCCGGCACAAACGCCAGGGAGCCGACGAACAGGCTCATGGTGAAGCCGATGCCGCACAGGATCGCCACGCCGAAGACCTGGCCCCAGTTGGCGCCGCTGGGCAGTGCTGCGAGGCCGGTCTTGATGGCCAGCCAGGTGAGGCCGAACACGCCGACGGTCTTGCCGATCAGCAGGCCGGCGGCAATGCCCATCGGCACGTGGTGGGTGAAGCTTTCCAGGCTGACCCCGGTGAGTGACACCCCGGCGTTGGCGAAGGCGAACAGCGGCAGGATGCCGTAGGCCACCCATGGATGCAGGGCGTGTTCCAGTGTAAGCAGCGGCGAGGGCTCGGCATTCCTGGTGCGCATAGGGATGCAGAACGCCAGGGTCACGCCGGCCAGGGTGGCGTGCACGCCGCTCTTGAGTACGCACACCCACAGGATCAGGCCGATGATCAGGTAGGGCCCGAGCTTGATCACGCCCAGGCGGTTCATTGCAATCAAGGCAACCAGGCAGGCGCCCGCGCCGGCCAGGGCCGCACCGGACAGGTCGGCGGAATAGAACACTGCAATAACAATGATCGCGCCCAGGTCGTCGATGATGGCCAGGGTCATCAGGAACAGCTTCAACGACACCGGCACCCGCTTGCCCAGCAGTGCCAGGACGCCCAACGCGAAGGCGATGTCGGTGGCCATCGGGATTGCCCAGCCGGAGAGGGCGGCGGGGTAGTCCTTGTTGATTGCCCAGTAGATCAGCGCCGGCACGACCATGCCGCCGATGGCGGCTGCGCCTGGCAGCACCACTTGCGAAGGCTTGGACAGGTGGCCGTCAAGCAGCTCGCGCTTGACCTCTAGGCCGATCAGCAGGAAGAACAGGGCCATCAGGCCATCGTTGATCCACAGCAGTGCGGGCTTGGCGATTTGCAGCGCGCCAATCTGGGCCACCACCGGCACGTCGAGAAACGCGCCATACAGGTGCGACAACGGAGAGTTGTTGATGATCAGCGCCAAGGCGGCAGCGGCGATCAACAACAGGCCGCTGGCGGCTTCCAGCTGGAAGAAACGGGTAAAAGTGCTACGCAGAGGCAAGGGATGCTCTCCAATCCAGGTTCAATAGGTGGGTACCCTAACCCGTACCGTTAGTTGTTAAAACAAAAGTTATATTCTTATTTGTTATAAGAGATGGTGTAGGGTGGCGTAGCGCCAAAGCCTAGCAATTGTGTGTCCAATTGAGTCGTCACTGTATCTGTGTGCAGTGTAGGAAACATCCTAAGATCGGTGCTGAAATCCTTAGAGTTCTTCCTTATGAGCGACCACCGTCCCTGGGCCCGCGAAGCCATTCGCATCATCGAAGCGGACTTCCAGCGCAGTGCTGACACGCATCTGATTCCGTTACCGCTGCCGGGCCTGCCGGGCATCGAGTTGTACTTCAAGGATGAATCCAGCCACCCCACCGGCAGCCTGAAACATCGGCTGGCCCGTTCGCTGTTCCTGTACGCGCTGTGCAATGGCTGGCTCAAGCCAGGCGCGCCGGTGATTGAAGCATCCAGCGGCTCGACGGCGATTTCCGAAGCGTATTTTGCCCGGCTGCTCGGGCTGCCGTTCATTGCGGTGATGCCCGCCACGACGTCCCAGGAAAAGATCGCGCAGATTGCCTTCTACGGCGGCAAAAGCCATCTGGTACAGGATCCCACGCAGATCTACGCCGAGTCCGAACGCCTGGCCCAGGAAAGCGGCGGTCATTTCATGGATCAGTTCACTTATGCCGAGCGTGCCACCGACTGGCGGGCGAACAACAACATCGCCGAGTCGATCTTCCAGCAGATGCGCTTTGAGCGGCACCCGGAACCGAGCTGGTTGATTTCCAGCCCCGGTACCGGCGGCACCACCGCCACCCTGGGTCGTTATGTGCGTTATCGCCAGCACTGTACCCGCGTGTTGTGTGCCGATGCCGAGCGCTCGGTGTTTTTCGATTTCTACCAGAGCGGTGACGCCAGCCTGCGCCTGGACTGTGGTTCGCGGATCGAAGGCATTGGCCGGCCACGGGTCGAGGCGTCGTTTTTGCCCAAGGTGATTGATGCGATGGTCAAGGTGCCGGATGCGCTGTCGCTGGCGGCCATGCATTACCTGGCTGAGCGCCTGGGGCGGCGAGTCGGCGGTTCCAGCGGGACCAACCTGATTGGCGCATTAATGGCGGCGCAGCAGATGAAAGCGATGGGGGAATCAGGTTCGATCGTGGCGATCTTGTGTGATGGGGGCGAGCGGTATGCAACGACCTATTACGACCAGGCGTGGTTGGCGGGGCAGGGCTATGCGCTCGAGGGGTTGATCGCGGCCGTGGCGGCCAGTGTGGAGCAGGGCGAGCCATTACCCGCCAGCATCCTGCGCGCAAATATCTGATCCGATGCAAACCAAATGTGGGAGGGGGCAAGCCGCCTCCCACATTTAATTTGCGCTGTTCTCAGGCCTCGATGCCGAGCATATCCCGCGCCAACGCCTCGGCAATCCGAATCCCGTCGACACCGGCCGACAGAATCCCACCCGCATACCCAGCGCCTTCACCGGCCGGGAACAGACCTTTCACGTTCAGGCTCTGCATCGATTCGTCACGGGTAATCCGCAGCGGCGACGAGGTGCGCGTCTCGATACCGGTCAACATGGCATCGTGCAGCGAGTAGCCCTTGATCTGCTTCTCGAACGCCGGCAGTGCTTCGCGGATCGCTTCGATGGCGAAGTCCGGCAAGGCCAGGGCCAGGTCACCCAGGGCCACCCCTGGCTTGTAGGACGGTTCCACACTGCCGATCGCCGTGGACGGCTTGCCAGCGATAAAGTCGCCGACCAACTGTGCCGGAGCCTCGTAGTTGCTGCCGCCGAGGATGTAGGCGTGGGACTCCAGGCGCTCCTGCAACTCGATACCCGCCAGCGGGCCGCCTGGGTAATCCACTTCCGGCGTGATGCCGACGACGATGCCGGAGTTGGCATTGCGCTCGTTACGCGAGTACTGGCTCATGCCGTTGGTCACCACACGGTTCGGCTCGGAGGTCGCTGCCACCACGGTGCCACCCGGGCACATGCAGAAGCTGTAGACCGAACGGCCGTTCTTGGCGTGGTGCACCAGCTTGTAGTCGGCGGCGCCCAGCTTCGGGTGCCCGGCATATTTGCCCAGGCGCGCGGCGTCGATCAGCGATTGCGGGTGTTCGATCCGGAACCCCACCGAGAACGGTTTGGCTTCCATGTAGACGCCACGGCCGTGGAGCATGCGGAAGGTGTCGCGGGCGCTGTGGCCGAGGGCCAGGATCACATGCCTGGAGAGGATCTGCTCACCACCGTCGATGACCACGCCATTCAACTGGCCGTCTTCGATCAGCACGTCGGTCACCCGTTGCTCGAAACGCACTTCACCGCCCAGGGCGATGATCTGCTCGCGCATGTTTTCCACCACGCCGGTCAGGCGGAAGGTACCGATGTGGGGTTTGCTGACGTAGAGGATTTCTTCCGGCGCGCCGGCCTTGACGAACTCGTGCAGGACTTTGCGGCCGTGGAATTTCGGGTCCTTGATCTGACTGTAGAGCTTGCCGTCGGAGAAGGTCCCGGCGCCGCCTTCACCGAACTGCACGTTGGACTCGGGGTTGAGCACGCTTTTGCGCCACAGGCCCCAGGTGTCCTTGGTGCGCTGGCGTACTTCCTTGCCGCGTTCGAGGATGATCGGCTTGAAGCCCATCTGCGCCAGCAACAGTCCGGCGAAGATACCGCACGGGCCAAAACCGACGACCACAGGCCGTTCGACCAAGCCTTCCGGGGCCTGGCCCACGACCTTGTAGCTGACGTCCGGCGCGGGGTTGACGTTGCGGTCATCGGCGAACTTGAGCAGCAGGGCGGCCTCACCCTTCACATTGAGGTCGATGGTGTAGATGAAGCACAGCTCCGACGACTTCTTGCGCGCGTCGTAGCTGCGTTTGAACAGGGTGAAATCGAGCAGGTCATCACTGGCGATGCCCAGGCGCTGCACAATGGCAGGCCGCAGGTCTTCTTCGGGATGGTCGATGGGCAGCTTGAGTTCGGTGATTCGTAACATGACGGGATCCGGTAGGCGGCGGACAAAGAGGCCGGCTGTTTTGCAAACCGGCGATTATAAGCCCCAATGGCGGTTTTCCGTCAGGTTAAAACAGCGCAGGGCCGAATCAGTCGTCCCGGGAACCACCAAACGCGGCGCAACCGCGCTGTACCTGGCCGTTGACGCGCAACTCCGCCGTCATGTGTTGCAGGCTGCCGCTGACACTGTCGATGCAGCGCTGGGGCGCGACCCACAGTTCGATGTGCTGGTTGTTGGCTTCGGTCATCAGGTTGAAGCGGCCGTCGCCGATCTGCTCTTCGACATAAGGCACCGCCAGTGGCGGCTGGCCTTCACGCTCGAGCACCATGCCCTTGGCGGTGACGTTCATGGCCCAGGCTGGCTTGTGGCCG is from Pseudomonas marginalis and encodes:
- the nhaA gene encoding Na+/H+ antiporter NhaA, encoding MPLRSTFTRFFQLEAASGLLLIAAAALALIINNSPLSHLYGAFLDVPVVAQIGALQIAKPALLWINDGLMALFFLLIGLEVKRELLDGHLSKPSQVVLPGAAAIGGMVVPALIYWAINKDYPAALSGWAIPMATDIAFALGVLALLGKRVPVSLKLFLMTLAIIDDLGAIIVIAVFYSADLSGAALAGAGACLVALIAMNRLGVIKLGPYLIIGLILWVCVLKSGVHATLAGVTLAFCIPMRTRNAEPSPLLTLEHALHPWVAYGILPLFAFANAGVSLTGVSLESFTHHVPMGIAAGLLIGKTVGVFGLTWLAIKTGLAALPSGANWGQVFGVAILCGIGFTMSLFVGSLAFVPGASEFAGEDRMGILTGSILAACIGYVVTAMASRKKA
- a CDS encoding NAD(P)/FAD-dependent oxidoreductase; this translates as MLRITELKLPIDHPEEDLRPAIVQRLGIASDDLLDFTLFKRSYDARKKSSELCFIYTIDLNVKGEAALLLKFADDRNVNPAPDVSYKVVGQAPEGLVERPVVVGFGPCGIFAGLLLAQMGFKPIILERGKEVRQRTKDTWGLWRKSVLNPESNVQFGEGGAGTFSDGKLYSQIKDPKFHGRKVLHEFVKAGAPEEILYVSKPHIGTFRLTGVVENMREQIIALGGEVRFEQRVTDVLIEDGQLNGVVIDGGEQILSRHVILALGHSARDTFRMLHGRGVYMEAKPFSVGFRIEHPQSLIDAARLGKYAGHPKLGAADYKLVHHAKNGRSVYSFCMCPGGTVVAATSEPNRVVTNGMSQYSRNERNANSGIVVGITPEVDYPGGPLAGIELQERLESHAYILGGSNYEAPAQLVGDFIAGKPSTAIGSVEPSYKPGVALGDLALALPDFAIEAIREALPAFEKQIKGYSLHDAMLTGIETRTSSPLRITRDESMQSLNVKGLFPAGEGAGYAGGILSAGVDGIRIAEALARDMLGIEA
- a CDS encoding PLP-dependent cysteine synthase family protein translates to MSDHRPWAREAIRIIEADFQRSADTHLIPLPLPGLPGIELYFKDESSHPTGSLKHRLARSLFLYALCNGWLKPGAPVIEASSGSTAISEAYFARLLGLPFIAVMPATTSQEKIAQIAFYGGKSHLVQDPTQIYAESERLAQESGGHFMDQFTYAERATDWRANNNIAESIFQQMRFERHPEPSWLISSPGTGGTTATLGRYVRYRQHCTRVLCADAERSVFFDFYQSGDASLRLDCGSRIEGIGRPRVEASFLPKVIDAMVKVPDALSLAAMHYLAERLGRRVGGSSGTNLIGALMAAQQMKAMGESGSIVAILCDGGERYATTYYDQAWLAGQGYALEGLIAAVAASVEQGEPLPASILRANI
- a CDS encoding glycine zipper 2TM domain-containing protein produces the protein MRKSVLLVACFTTLSLLLGGCASSLTGDSYSRDEARRVQTVRMGTIESLRPVKIEGTKTPIGGAAGAVIGGVGGSAIGGGRGSIVTAVIGAVAGGLLGSATEEGLTRTQGVEITVREDDGSMRAYVQAVQENEIFRIGDRVRIMTVDGTSRVTR
- the pdxH gene encoding pyridoxamine 5'-phosphate oxidase: MTQALADMRRDYTRDGLSEAQAPNEPFALFHQWFADAVKTEQPPVEANAMTLATVDQDGRPHCRILLLKGLDAQGFTFFTNYQSAKGEQLAARPFAAMTFFWPTLERQVRIEGRVVKVTPEESDAYYQVRPLGSRLGAWASPQSQVIRDREELQDLLKATEQRFSDTQPDCPEHWGGYRLLPERIEFWQGRASRLHDRLNYRLQGTEWTRERLAP